The genomic region GTCTGGGCCTGAACTCCTTGGGTTGCATCGACGAGCAAGAGCGCTCCTTCGCAGGCGGCAAGGCTTCTGGAGACCTCATAGGTGAAATCGACATGCCCTGGCGTGTCGATCAGGTGCAGCGCGTAGGTCCGACCGTCCCTGGCGCGATACTTAATCGCCACGGCATGGGCCTTGATCGTAATACCCCGCTCGCGCTCAAGGTCCATGGCGTCCAGGATCTGGTCCTTGGCCTCCCGAGCGGTAACGGCGCCAGTGGCTTCTAAGAACCGGTCAGCGAGAGTCGATTTGCCGTGATCGATATGGGCGATAATTGAGAAATTGCGTATAAGGCTTTGCAAATCCAGGCTCATTCTGGGGAAAATCGGTTCATTATAGTAACTGACCCGAAGGTTGTCAAAGCGATCAGCCGCTCGTATAATTCGCGGCGCACGTCGATGAATCGCCGCATCCGGTGCGCGATTCTCCTCACCGATCGCCATCCGCCCATCACCACCACGCACCATGCAGAAACGCGTCACCACGACACAGTTGGGACAATGGGATCGAACCTACCTTTGGCACCCGTTTACTCAGATGCAGGAATGGGAAACGGAAGAACCGTTGATCATCGAGCGAGGCACAGGCGTCTATCTGATCGACAGGGCGGGGCGAAAATATCTCGACGGCACCTCCTCGATCTGGGTAAACCTGCACGGCCACCGGCATCGGATACTCGATCGAGCGCTTCGCGATCAACTGAACCGGATCGCGCATTCCACGCTGTTGGGTCTCTCGAACACCCCGGCCATCCTGCTTGCCCGCGAGTTGATCCGCCTGGCACCCAAAGGGCTCCGGCGCGTATTTTATTCCGATGACGGTTCGACTGCAGTGGAGGCGGCCCTCAAAATGGCCGTTCAATACTGGCAGCAGCATGATCCTGCGGCCGGCCCAAAACACCTCTTCTTACATCTCAAGCTTGCTTATCATGGAGACACGATCGGCGCCGTGAGCGTCGGTAACATCGAAGCATTCCATTCGCGGTTCAAACCATTGCTGTTCCCGACCCTCGAGGCCGATCCCCCGTACTGCTATCGTTGTCCGCTGAATCTTCGATTCCCTTCCTGCAAGATAGCCTGCCTGGATCCGATCGAGCAGATCATGAGAGCGCGGGGACATGAGTTGGCGGGGGTGATCATCGAACCGCTGGTACAAGCGGCTGCAGGAATGATTACGGCACCGCCCGGATACTTAAAACGCCTCCGTGAGCTCTGCACTCGATACAACATTCTCCTGATCGCCGACGAAGTCGCCACCGGATTCGGACGTACCGGAAAAATGTTCGCGTGCCATCATGAGGACGTCACGCCGGACCTCATGGCAATCAGTAAGGGCATCACAGGCGGCTATATGCCCCTGGCGGCGACCCTCGCGACGGAGAATATCTATGCAGCCTTTCGGGGAACATTCGAAGAACTGAAGACCTTCTTTCATGGCCACAGCTATACCGGCAATCAACTGGGCTGCGCGGTAGCACTCGCCAATCTGGCCGTCTTCCGAAAGGAACGAACGCTTGTCCGGTTGCGGCCCAAGATCGCCGTGATGACCCGTCTTCTCAATTCGATGACCTCACTGCGTCACGTCGGCGATATCCGCCAGCAGGGATTCATGGCCGGTATTGAACTCGTGAAGAACAAGCAGAGCAGAGAACCCTATCCGTTCGAGATGAGAATCGGCCATCGCGTCGCGCAGGAAGCCCGCGGACGAGGACTCCTGCTCCGTCCGCTTGGAAACGTGATGGTGCTCATGCCTCCATTGGCGACAACGGTTCCCGCGCTGACACGCATGGTCACGCTCCTGAGAGAGTCCATCCAACAGGTCACCGACAGCCGGTCAGGACAGTAGGCCGTCCCCACATCCCCCCGATTGCCTCCCGGTTATCGAAATGGACCCATTGAAAACGAGCTACGCCGCAGCGATAAACAAATTATAAATCAATATGTTAGGTGGTAAAATTTCGAGTGCTAGACTTCATATGTTCCGACGTCACGGAACATATGAATCATGCTCATTTTCCTTCAGATCATCCTGTTCAATATCATCCTGCTGACGGTTCCGGGCCACGCCAAAGCCGAACAACCGGACCAAATCTCTGAACGATGGGCTGCCTTGTTTTCCGGGCAGGAATCAAGCGATCGCGCCACCCATTCGGCCGCCTCCTTATCTCAGACAAACCTGACCCCCACCTTTTTTGCCATGCCCGTCGTCTCCACTCGTCTGCGGGACTTGTCCCCCGAAACCGATCAGCCACGAACGCGGGGGCTCCAAGCCGCCACGACCTGGTTGAAGGGGAAAATGACGACTGAAGCGGAACTCGCCAACAACCAGGGAGGTCCAGCCTGGCTGCAGGGAAGAATTCCCGGCAACACGTACGACCAGATGTCCGACAGGATGGTCAGAGTCGGTATGACCGGGACAGCCGGGATCATGCGATACGGTATGACCTACCGCTCGGCCGGCCAGGCCTTTCTCAATGGGCCGGATACGGCGATACGAGAGGTGTGGGGAGAATGGAAATATGGCGGGACAACGCTCCGCAGCACGTTCGGCCAGCAATGGAACAATGTCGCCGGAGATGCGGCTCGGAGCCGGCTCGAGCAGACCTATGGACGGGTCGGCGTCGGGTGGAGCAAGCCCGCCTGGCCATCGCTGACCCTAACCTATGCCAGGAATTCGCTCAGCAGCACGCTCAATCCGATCGGTATCGCGCCTCAACGAAACCATAATCATACCCTGGAAGCGGCCCTCGCCTACAACAGTGCCCGTTGGAACGCCACGCTCGCGTCGAGTTACATCATCGGCAGCGATCTCCTTCGCAACGGAGCCGAGAGCAACGTCAAGATGCAGCTCTTCGCCGCGTCCTTTCATCCGTTGAATACCTTGACGATCACTCCGACGCTCATCTATCGGGAGGAGCAACAGGAATGGTCCAGGGTGCGGACCGACTCCCCCTCCGCATCGCTGGCGCTGCAGTACAAGCAAAGCCAACGGCTCCTGATCACCGCCATGGGGAATTACGCCGGCATCCGCTCAAGCGACAGGCTCATTGATCTCGAAAACCTTGGCGGCAAGGGCGTACTGGCATGGGATCTTCAGCAGTCGGCACAGTGGATGACCCTGATCTCGCTGGAAGCGGGTTACACCCGTCAAACCAACCATGCGACACCGGCAGCCGACATGGAAGACATTTCCGGAGTCGTCAAGGTCGTGCTCGCCTCCCTCTGATCATCGCTCCCACCCCGTCTGATTCCAGCCTTCTCCCCTAAGTCAGACACACCGGTTCGCCATTCATGACTGACAAGCGAACGGAGGCGTTCGACTCGCTCAAAAAGATCTCGACATAGCCTCCGCTATTGATCAAGGCGTGCGGGCGATGCCTCTCCCCTTCGCGGTAGCTGCCAACCAATCCGTCGATGCGATGACCGGAAAATTGGATGACCGGGCGGGACCTTTTCGTCGCCTCCTGCCATTGCTTGACGTGATCGGCGGAAAGATTGGTGATCAGATTCCCGAAACGATCAATGTACGCGACTTCTCCGGTTAGTGCCGCCCGCCCTTCCCTTTGCTCCCATTGAGGCATCCGGACTTGAAGGTTCTCATACGATTGCAGCAGCGATCCGAATGAGGGCAGGGATTCCTTTTTCGTAAGCCAAGCCGCCGCGGGTGCGAATACATCCCGGCCGTCGAACGTCCTTCCCAAAGGTTCCAGGCGGTATCGCCTGTTCTCGATCTCCCGCACTTCGACGTTCTCTTCCTGACCAAGCGCGTGGGAAAGCAGGCCATTGTCGGGGGCAAGGAAGAAATACCGGGCGGTCTGGACGATCAGCGGACGTCGCTGACTCCCCACGCCCGGATCGACCACGGCCACATGGACCGTACCGGTCGGAAACGACCGACAGCATGACGCAAGGACATATGCGGCGTTCCCGACCGCATGCGGTGGAATTTCGTGAGTCAGATCGACAATGGTCGCCTGGGGATTGATCGAAAGAATGACGCCCTTCATGCTCGCCACAAACCAATCGGCGGTTCCGAAGTCCGTCAATAAGGTAATCAGACCCGCGGGGTGCGGCACCGAGGCAGGACCTTTCAAGTGATTCTACCGCCCATGGCGAATCCGTGGGCCAGAAGCTGAAACCCACTCCGATGGAACGACAACAGTGCGAGCGGAGCGCTGTCGCCCACCGTGCTCCGGAATCCGAAGCCGGCTAGAGTTCCTCGAAGCGAATTTCCACCACTTCGTATTCCACCATCTTGGCCGGAGTCGTGACCTCGACGAAATCGCCCACGCGTTTGCCGATCAATGCCCGTCCGACCGGCGACTGGATGGAAATTCTGTTGAACTTCATGTCGGCTTCGTCCTGTCCGACCAACGTATACTGTCGTTTCGACCGCGTCTCCTGCTCGATCACCGAGACGGTCGCACCGAAGACCACGGTATCGGACGTTCGGCCTGCAATCTCCACCACGCGCGCGTCGGCCAGCTTGGTCTCGATTTCGGCAATGCGAGACTCGATGAATCCCTGCCGTTCCTTTGCCGCATCGTACTCGGCATTTTCGCTCAAATCGCCATGGGACCTGGCTTCTGCGATGGCTTCAATGACCTGAGGACGCTCGACCTTGCGCAGACGGTCCAGCTCTGCTTTCAAGGCGTCGTAGCCTTTCTTGGTGATGGGCGAGGGCATGCCTATGCGTCTCCTCTCGAACCGCAATGATATTCTTGCAGCGTTTTGATGGCCAATTCCTTCTTGACGACGGCTTCGATACCCATAACCGCCGCACGAGCACCACGCATCGTCGTAAAATAGGCCAGGCCCCTATTCAACGCCTCCCGCCTGATGGAGAGTGAATCCTGATGGGCGGACGCAGTCCGCACGGTATTGACCACCAACGCCACGTCGCCGTTCTTGATGAAGTCGACGATATGCGGTCTTCCTTCCGTGACCTTGTGAACGGTCCGAACCTCCACTCCGTGACTGTGAAGATAGGCCGCGGTACCGCTCGTGGCCAGGATGGAGAATCCCAACCGGCGAAGATGTTTGGCAACATCGAGGGCCGCCGCGCGGTCCCCCTCCTTCACACTGAGGAACGCCATACCTCCACGTGGAAGCATCGCCCCGGCTCCCGCCTGCGACTTGGCGTAGGCCCATCCGAAATCCGCGTCGATCCCCATGACCTCACCGGTCGACTTCATCTCGGGCCCCAGCAATACGTCCACTCCCGGAAACTTGTTGAATGGGAACACCGATTCTTTCACCGACAAGTGAACCGGCGAGGGGGCCTGCATGAAACCGAGTTCCTTGAGACTCTTGCCCAGCATTGTCTTCATCGCGAGCTTGGCGAGAGGAACTCCGATGGCCTTACTGACGAAGGGAACCGTGCGCGACCCTCTGGGATTGACCTCCAGAACATAAATCCGATCTTCCTTCACGGCAAACTGGGCATTCATCAAACCGACCACCCCAAGTTCCAAGGCCAGCGCGGTCATTTGACGGCGGATCTCCTCGACGATCGATTCAGTAAGCGAATACGGCGGCAGCGAGCAGGCCGAGTCGCCGGAATGAACTCCGGCTTCTTCAATGTGCTCCATGATTCCGGCCACCACCACGTTGGCGCCATCGGAGATTGCGTCCGCATCGACCTCGATCGCGTCGGACAGATACTTGTCGATGAGGACTGGATGCTTGGGCGACGCCTTGACAGCGGAGGCCATGTAGTTCAGCAAACCCGGCTCGTCATAAACGATCTGCATCGATCGGCCGCCCAGCACATAGGACGGACGGACCATGACCGGATAACTGATTTCGGAAGCCACGCGAATCGCTTCGTCGACGGATCGGGCGATGCCGCTCTCGGCCTGGCGAAGGCCGAGCGTATTGAGCAGGTCCCGGAAGCGTTCACGATCCTCGGCCCGATCGATGGCGTCCGGACTCGTCCCCAGGATGCGTACGCCGGCTTTCGACAGGGGCAACGCCAATTTCAACGGCGTCTGTCCGCCGAACTGAAGCACGACGCCGAGTGGCTCCTCGCGAGCCACGATGTTGAGCACGTCCTCCTCGGTCAACGGCTCGAAATAGAGGCGGTCCGACGTGTCATAGTCCGTGCTGACGGTTTCCGGGTTGCAGTTCACCATGATGGTTTCGACGCCTTCATCCCGGAGCGCCATGGCCGCATGCACGCAACAATAGTCGAACTCGATCCCTTGACCGATTCGATTCGGTCCGCCGCCCAAGATAATGATTTTCTTGCGACTGGTGGGACGGGCTTCGCATTCCGTTCCGTACGTCGAATAGAGATACGGCGTCTGCGCTTCAAACTCCGCCGCACAGGTATCGACCCGCTTATAGGTGACGCCGCGATTCCATCCAATGCGTTGAGTTCGCACCGAGGGGACCGGGACACCGATCAATTGGCCGATTCGCTCATCGGAAAATCCCAACTCCTTGGCCCGGCGGAGCAAGCCGTCGTCGATCCCCTCGCCCACCGACCCCGCCTGGGAAACAAGCACGGATTCGAATCGGATGAGGTCGCGCAGCTGTTCAAGAAACCACGGATCGATCCTGGTAAGGGCGAAGAGTTCCTCGTTCGTCAACCCGAGGCGGATGGCATCCGCAACCTGCCACATCCGTTCGGGCACCGGCGTTCGAAGCTGCTGCTGAATACGCTCGACCGCTCCGCGCCGGTCGAATCCCTCCGGCGTTCCGCGATCCAACCCTAAGCGGGACGCCAGCCCGTTGAGGTCCAATTCCAAGGAGCGAATGGCCTTTTGCAACGATTCCTTAAAGGTTCTGCCGATCGCCATGACCTCTCCCACCGACTTCATTTGTGTGGTCAGAGTCGGATCGGCGCCTTTGAACTTCTGGAATGCGAACCGGGGAATCTTCACCACGACGTAGTCGATGGTCGGTTCGAAGGAAGCCTTGGTCACCCCGGTGATGTCGTTGGTGATCTCGTCCAGCGTGTACCCGACCGCGAGTTTGGCGGCGATTTTGGCGATCGGAAACCCCGTGGCCTTCGAGGCCAATGCAGAACTCCGGGAGACCCGGGGATTCATCTCGATCACCACCATGGCGCCGTTGTCAGGATTGATGCCGAACTGGATGTTGGAGCCGCCCGTATCGACGCCGATCTCACGGATGATCCGCACGGCGGCATTCCTCATGCGCTGGTATTCCTTGTCCGTCAGCGTCATGGTCGGAGCCACGGTGATGCTGTCTCCCGTATGGACACCCATGGGATCAAAATTCTCGATCGGACAGACGATGACGACGTTGTCCTTGAGATCCCGCATGACTTCCAGTTCGTACTCTTTCCATCCGATGAGAGACTGCTCGATGAGCACCTGCCCCACCGGGCTCATCGCCAGCGCCCACTCGATGAGTTTTTCGAACTCCTCCCGGTTGTAGACGGACGAATGATCGCGGGAAATCCGACGGAGTCCAAGACACGGACGGCTTCATCGCGATTGTGAGCGGTTCCGCTCTCCGGAACCTTTAATCCGATCCGTTGCATCGCCTGCTTGAACGCGTCCCGGTCTTCGGCCTTGTGAATCGCCTCGGCGGAGGCGCCGATGAGCTTGACCCCGAACTTTTCCAGGGTTCCGCGCTTAACCAGGCCCATCGTGATGTTCAACGCCGTCTGTCCTCCCATGGTCGGAAGGAGGGCATCGGGCCGTTCCCGTTCGATGACCTTCTCGACGACGTCCACGGTGATCGGCTCGACGTACGTCCTGTCGGCCAGTTCGGGATCGGTCATAATAGTGGCCGGATTGCTGTTGATGAGGACGACGCGAAACCCCTCCTCCTTCAATGCCTTGCACGCCTGCGTGCCGGAGTAATCAAATTCGCATGCTTGTCCTATCACGATCGGACCTGATCCGATCAGCAACACCGTGCGGATATCGGTACGTTTCGGCATATGAATGATCAACTGGTTTTCGGCATCGGGCCGATGGAAGGTTTATAGGGCGCGGGAGCCGGCGTCGTCTTTCCGGTGGCTCCGTGGTAATACTGCATGGTCTCGGGCATCCATGCTTCGATCTGGTTCATCCGGGTCACGTCCGACGGATGCGTCGAGAGAAATTCCGGAATGGCGTGCTGCGAGCGAAAACAGAGCTTATCGATCATCTGCCTGGGGCATCCGCTCATCCGTTCCCAGAACGGAACCGCCTCATGCGGATCGTATCCCGCCTGTGCCATCAGCCTCAGGCCGATGTAGTCGGCCTCGGATTCCTGCTTGCGGTTGAACGGCAGCGACACGTTGACGCCATAGGCGCCGAGCAACCCCTGAATGGCCGCGCCACTGGAATGACCGGAGGCCGCTGCGCCCAACGCACCAAGTTGTGCGATCTGATCGATGATGCTTCGGCTCATTCGTTCGACCCCGTGGCGCTGCAGCGCATGGGCGATTTCGTGTCCCATCACGGTCGCCATGCCGGCATCGTTCTTGGTGTGTTTCAAGATGCCCGTAAACACGGCGACTTTGCCTCCGGGAAGACAAAAGGCGTTCACCATCTTGTCGTCGTCAATGAGGGCGAACTCCCATTGATACTCGGGCTTGTTCGTCACTTCGGCGATTTTCTTTCCTACTCGCTGCACGAGATCGTTCTTCTCGGGGTCGTCGCTCAATCGCGCCTGACGCAAGACCTCGCGATACGCACTCATCCCAAACTCCAGTTCCTTTTCCTCGGAAAAGAAGATCAGCTGATCACGCGCAGTGCCCGGCGCGCGATAACAACCGCTCAGGCTGCCCATCAGGCCGCTCCATGCGCCCATTCCGAGCGCGGCATAGAGTCCCATCGCTCCGCGCACGCCCAGAGCCAACATGGTGCGACGACCGACCGGCGCGGCAAGCGCGCGCTCGACCAAAGTCCCTAGCTGCTCCTCTCCCTGTGCCTGCAGCATTCCCATTGGTTCGTCACGGCATCCACAGATACATGAATTGGGGCGTCCCTCCCCGCACCATGGAGAGCAGATCGATATTGGCCAGGCTGGCAAAGCCCGACCCCGTCCCCTGCAGAGCATGGGAATAGATATTGTTCTGATATTCTCCGGGACGCCGGTAGGTGACAACCCGCGCTTCCTTCAAACCGGCTTTTTTCTTGGCCTGTTCGATGGCTTCTTCCAGATAGCCGATATCGTCGACCAAGCCCGCTGCTTTGGCCTGCTCTCCCGAGTAGATTCGTCCGTCGGCCAGTTTCTTGATCTGCTCCGCTGAAAGGTTCGGCCGACCTTCCTGCACCACCGTCAGAAACCGCTGATAGAATGAATCGATGACACTCTGAAAGATGGCTTTCTCCTCCGGGGTCATCATGCGAAACGGCGATCCCATATCTTTCCTGGGACCGGAGGTAATGGCGTTCGCTTCCACTCCGACCTTCTCCAACAAGCCCCGGGCGTTGACCGTCAGCATGATCACTCCGATGCTGCCGGTCACGGTCGAAGGGTGAACCAGCACGGAATCCCCTGCCATGGCCAGATAGTATCCGCCGGACGCCGCGACATCCATCATGGAGATGACGACCGGAACCCTCTTGGCCGCTTTGAACGTCTTGAGCTCATGGTACAGGATGTCCGAGGCCGTCACTGTTCCTCCCGGGCTGTTGACGCGCACGACCACCGCCTTCACCTTGTCGTCCTTGGCCGCCCTGGAAAGCTCCTCTTTAAACGTCGCCAGCATATTGGGCTGAGGAATGATACCGTCTCGGTCCTGAGAGGCGATGACCCCGGATAGATCGAGCAGCAGCACTTTTCCGTCGCCTGTGCCGCTGAGAACCGTCTCCTGCACCGGACCGGGAGGCTGAATGAGATTCACGGTAATGCAGCCTGACAGGGACAGCATCGCCCCCGCGATACAGAAGCGCACGGCACCTTTCACGGTACGTTGATAGAGCTTATGAGCCATATGATTTCTCCATGACGCCCACGAAATCCTCAAACAAATAGGCCGAATCATGCGGCCCGGGAGAGGCTTCCGGATGGTATTGTACCGAAAAGACCGGCTGCTCCACACAGGCAAGGCCTTCGACCGATTGATCGTTCAAACTCACATGGGTTACCGCCACCCTGCCGAATACGGTCTCGACGACCGGCGGCGGTTCTGACACCGCGGTCTGTCTTGCGGAGACCTGAACGGCAAAATTGTGGTTTTGGGACGAGATCTCGACCTTTCTCGTGCGCAGATCCATCACCGGATGATTTGCGCCATGATGGCCGAACTTCAGTTTATAGGTCTTGAGTCCCATGGCGAGGCCGAGAATCTGATGACCCAGACAGATGCCGAAAATCGGACGACGCCCGATCAAACTCCTCACCGCCTCGATGGCA from Nitrospira japonica harbors:
- the bioA gene encoding adenosylmethionine--8-amino-7-oxononanoate transaminase gives rise to the protein MQKRVTTTQLGQWDRTYLWHPFTQMQEWETEEPLIIERGTGVYLIDRAGRKYLDGTSSIWVNLHGHRHRILDRALRDQLNRIAHSTLLGLSNTPAILLARELIRLAPKGLRRVFYSDDGSTAVEAALKMAVQYWQQHDPAAGPKHLFLHLKLAYHGDTIGAVSVGNIEAFHSRFKPLLFPTLEADPPYCYRCPLNLRFPSCKIACLDPIEQIMRARGHELAGVIIEPLVQAAAGMITAPPGYLKRLRELCTRYNILLIADEVATGFGRTGKMFACHHEDVTPDLMAISKGITGGYMPLAATLATENIYAAFRGTFEELKTFFHGHSYTGNQLGCAVALANLAVFRKERTLVRLRPKIAVMTRLLNSMTSLRHVGDIRQQGFMAGIELVKNKQSREPYPFEMRIGHRVAQEARGRGLLLRPLGNVMVLMPPLATTVPALTRMVTLLRESIQQVTDSRSGQ
- a CDS encoding SAM hydrolase/SAM-dependent halogenase family protein, with translation MKGPASVPHPAGLITLLTDFGTADWFVASMKGVILSINPQATIVDLTHEIPPHAVGNAAYVLASCCRSFPTGTVHVAVVDPGVGSQRRPLIVQTARYFFLAPDNGLLSHALGQEENVEVREIENRRYRLEPLGRTFDGRDVFAPAAAWLTKKESLPSFGSLLQSYENLQVRMPQWEQREGRAALTGEVAYIDRFGNLITNLSADHVKQWQEATKRSRPVIQFSGHRIDGLVGSYREGERHRPHALINSGGYVEIFLSESNASVRLSVMNGEPVCLT
- a CDS encoding M48 family metallopeptidase, translating into MGMLQAQGEEQLGTLVERALAAPVGRRTMLALGVRGAMGLYAALGMGAWSGLMGSLSGCYRAPGTARDQLIFFSEEKELEFGMSAYREVLRQARLSDDPEKNDLVQRVGKKIAEVTNKPEYQWEFALIDDDKMVNAFCLPGGKVAVFTGILKHTKNDAGMATVMGHEIAHALQRHGVERMSRSIIDQIAQLGALGAAASGHSSGAAIQGLLGAYGVNVSLPFNRKQESEADYIGLRLMAQAGYDPHEAVPFWERMSGCPRQMIDKLCFRSQHAIPEFLSTHPSDVTRMNQIEAWMPETMQYYHGATGKTTPAPAPYKPSIGPMPKTS
- the sppA gene encoding signal peptide peptidase SppA; translation: MAHKLYQRTVKGAVRFCIAGAMLSLSGCITVNLIQPPGPVQETVLSGTGDGKVLLLDLSGVIASQDRDGIIPQPNMLATFKEELSRAAKDDKVKAVVVRVNSPGGTVTASDILYHELKTFKAAKRVPVVISMMDVAASGGYYLAMAGDSVLVHPSTVTGSIGVIMLTVNARGLLEKVGVEANAITSGPRKDMGSPFRMMTPEEKAIFQSVIDSFYQRFLTVVQEGRPNLSAEQIKKLADGRIYSGEQAKAAGLVDDIGYLEEAIEQAKKKAGLKEARVVTYRRPGEYQNNIYSHALQGTGSGFASLANIDLLSMVRGGTPQFMYLWMP
- the greA gene encoding transcription elongation factor GreA; translation: MPSPITKKGYDALKAELDRLRKVERPQVIEAIAEARSHGDLSENAEYDAAKERQGFIESRIAEIETKLADARVVEIAGRTSDTVVFGATVSVIEQETRSKRQYTLVGQDEADMKFNRISIQSPVGRALIGKRVGDFVEVTTPAKMVEYEVVEIRFEEL